Within the Kwoniella pini CBS 10737 chromosome 8, complete sequence genome, the region AGcgtaaatcaatttcattttgctTGACGACGAACTAAAGAAAAGATCAGTGCACATTGTGATGACGATTTAGTAAGAGTGGAACCATCACTCAACACTGAATTTATCCACAATTGGAAGATCATCTTCGAAAACCCCTTTTAGCAAAGGTATAATCATTAGATAACGGTTAAGAAAGGACTAGTGATATAGGACGATCCAGAAGGGATTCTTCAAGGAACGGCAGAATCGGAGAGCCTTATTAAGATTTTCACAAGGTAACAATAATTTATTCAGacaattttgaaaatcagaTATCTCGCCAGTCAATCCCCATTAACCCTCCTTTGTGTGTCCTTTCTTTCCCACCTGTCATAATTATACACTCGGACTTGGTCTTAGTTTCCCGGACAACAGACCAATCGACGTACTACCAATAGTTATCCCCTTTCATCCCTTTTACTACATCTTCACCATAGCGCGACTCTCGATTTTGTTCATCGCCATCATTATCAGTCATTAGGAACAGCCATTATCGATTGCGACATAACCAATCAAGCAGGGCCATCAATTCAGGTCTACTGCTAAAGTCACTAAATCACCAACAAGCATCACTAAGATCCAGAATTCGAAAACTAGAATAAATGGCTGTTGCGACAATGTCGATGTCAGGATCAATTTCTAGGAAGAGAGTAGGCTCTGTAAGCCAGAACAACAATGGGTCTGGTGTGCCGCCATTAGACATACAGAGCATACAGATGCCTTCGAACAAGTGAGCATGACTCATCCGCTAGCTTGATCGCAGCTGTAATTGTCGAGAcaatcagctgataataACTGACTGTCAGGACAAATGCACTTGCATTGAAGACAGCAGCGCTGTCCTCCACAAAGTCATTATATCAGACATGTTCGATACTGAGGAAGAGACTGAGATGCGTGGAGGATTTTGAAGCGTTCTTGGGTGAGCCAAGTATCTATCTTCCAAGCTTGAGATAGTAGCTGATCAAGATCTTTGCAACAGACCAACCTGCAAGTGCAGAACCTCTGGACGTAGTATCGCACATGTGTCACCTTTTCCGTCTAGGATCGCCTCTCTGTCACCTCTACAATCTCCTCATCCCCTCCTTCACAGACCCCAACTCCTCACTTTATGCTGCTTATCCGACGCCTCCAGCCATAGAGTACGATTTCCCTCCCTTCGTCAACTCGCCTGATGGAGTGCGTAATTGGGCGAAGAGGCCGGAGAACGCAAAGCCATGTCAGAGGTACATCGCATCCTTCTGCATGGCAATGAAGAAACGGCATCAAGAAGGTAGATGGCAAAGCGAGATATGGGCTTTACATGAATTGTGGGGGAAATCAAATGGAGATGAAATAGAAGCTTATGATTCAACTGGATTAATGAAAGTCTTAAATAcagttgaagaaattcTCGATCATCTACCTGAATCAGCAATGTCACCTCTGTCACCCACCACATCCCAcacagcttcatcttcgatACATATGAAGAATAATCGACAATCATATGACTTGCCATTCACTATGGGTGGAACAGGTACCGGATCTGGTGCAATAGCAAAAATGGCAGCCACAATGAATGGGGGTGTACATCTGGATTCCCTCACTCAAGTCGGAAATGCTATGTTGAATGGAAGTACATCTACCGGATCGTCTAGTCCAAATGGAGGAGAAGATATGCAACGAACAAAGTCAACGGCAGACGCCAACGCTTTCAAAtcagttgaagaattagtgTCTAGCGAAAAATCTTATGTTCAAGAATTAGAGATTTTAGTACGGTGTTCGATGGAAATGCTTGATAGGCACTTGGTATCGACTGAAaccaatcatcaaatcttctCAAATTTAGCGAAAATACTAGATTTCCACAGAAAGTTTTTGATCAAGCTGGAGACTGAATATGAACCGATTCAAGAAGGTCGTGGTCCCAAAGCTTGGGCAGAAGGTGTTTGGGGAAGACCGTTTATAACCTCTGAATCTGAATTCGATTGTTATGGACCGTATTGCGCGAATTATTTGGATGCAATAACAGTTGTCAATGAGCAAATGCCGATTCTCATAGTAAGTTTTCCCCGTCTGGCGTAAGAATGGCGATCTTTGAGATGACTgaccttttcctttttgtAGCGCGGCCAAGAATTACCTTTAGATGAAAGACCTTGTTTGGACCCTCAACGAGAATTACAAGCGTTCATGATCAAACCAATTCAACGGATAACAAAGTACGGATTATTACTGGACGTGAGTATACAATAAAAAATTTCTCATTCCTAACAGACTTTTGTGTTAACTGAGAAGGCGAATGTAGGCGATCTTGCACGCTACTGCCAAACACGAATATCCGTTCCGCCCtgagcttgaagaagcATCCGCAGCTGTCAAAAGGATAGCAGCCAGTATCAATGAGGTTACAGACTTCAAAGCTAAACAAGCTACCGTTAAAGAATTGATGGATCGGGTGGAGGATTGGAAAGGCCATGAATTGGACAAATTTGGTGATTTGTGGCTTGACGATCACTTCACTGTCACCAAAGCGGATCAACCTAGAGAATATCATGTGTTCCTATTTGAGAAAATGATGTTGTGCTGCAAAGAGGTTTTACCTGAACGAAAGAAATCTAGTAAAAACTCAAGTATGCTTCGAAAGGATAAGACTATAAGCAAATCCCTTGAAAAGCGCAAGCTGGCTCTAAAAGGTAGAATATTCGTCAGTAACATCAACAGAGCTACTCTGCTGCCTCCTGAACCGAGTCGTGAGTCAAAATAGTAAGAGGCAACTGAGTTTCTACTAAAAGTTGCTTTTGGTGTAGCTACGGATCCATATGGCGTTTCTCGGGTTTGCATCGCTTGGACTGTTCCTCATCGACATCCGAATGGCTGGCATGAAGATCAGGAGGACTCTTTCATCATGATTGGGCGATCGGAAgaacagatgaagaagtggGCGGACAAGGTCATGGAGCTCGCTACTGCtgagaggaagaagcaaGAAGCCAACCGAAATAGTCGACCGTCTATGAGTAACGGAAGATATTCCGGTTCGGAAAAGGCTTATCAACATTCTTCCTTTGCACCACCAACACCGAGTGCTGAAAAGCCGCCATTTGCGTTCGCCCCACCGTTGCCCGGACAAAACAGTCAGTTTGCCggaaatgaagatgatgatgaagatggattgaTCAGCGGTCGAACTACCCCCAGTATCTCGAATCACGGTCATGGACCTGGACAAATGTCACCATATACTAGTGTGCATCCCACCACGGGACGTAGAGTGCAGTCTCAACAATCTATGCCGGCTGCTATGCAAGCTGAATTCCGAGCTCGAGCTTTAACGGAAGACCAATTCGGACCTTCGATGACTCAATGGAGAAGTCAGCAACAACCTATGCCACCACCCTTACCTCGTCTTACATCAGCTATGTCAACGTTATCGACAGCGAGTGAAGCGAGTTTCGGGAATGGATTGAACAGCGCAAGATCAATAGGTCATCCATCGATGTCTCGAACGATATCGGGAGCTGGAAGTAGGATACTCTCGCGTGCTGATgagactgaagaagattctcCGACAGAACAAAGGGAAGCCTTCAATAGATATGGTCCCGCTAGAGGAATGACCAGAGCTCCTTCGCATGGGTTCCCACCATCCGTACCTTATCCGCCGCAATTGCGGAATAGAAGTGCATCTTCGCCTAACGTGTATCAACAACCGAAGATGGATCCCCTACCTCCTATTCCTGCACAAGTACCTCATCCTTTCGCAGCACAACCTCAACAGTGGAGCATTGACCCCCAATTGTCGATGTCCAGCTCGAGCACATTGCTCGGCGGTACAGCATATTTCACAAAACGGATGTCAGCAGGTGGTAAGCGATCAAGTGGAGAAAGTCATTCGACCGAAACTTCGGAAACTACTTCAGACCAACAATCGCCTGCTACTCCTTATGGTAGTGTACCCGGTGATCATCCACATACGCGAGGTGCTACGCCTGTTTCGAGACAAAATAGTTCGGATGTGGTAGGTGTAGCTGGATCAAGTGTCCTTATAAAATTGCGTTGTGGAGAGGTGAGTCACATTTCTGGGCAAGATGATGCGAGATAATTGCTGATATAATGTGTGACCGGCAAAATAGgatcaatttctaattgGTGTTCCTCAGGATATAAACTTCCCAACACTATATCAaaaaatacaaaagaagatcagattatgttcatcttcaaggAATAACATAGGGGACACACTGCAGATCAAATGGATAGATgctgatcaagatgaaattaccATCAAATGTGATGCTGATATAGAAGCTATGATCGGAGAATGTATGGAAGTTGGAGCCAGTCATGTCAATCTCATTGCTAGGTGATTGTACCTTATCGCGTATAGAAGGGAAACTGGGTTGAAGGATGGTTCTAGTCTGTATCATTATTGTATATTAGTTATTTCTTCGCTTGCTTTTGCTTTCATCACATGCTGTTTCACGACTTTATTAGGCTTTTGCCCGATTAGACCTCCGGATTTTTTTACTTGGAATTGATGGGATATAAAATAGGATCATTTCATGAACATTTGTAATCTGTATGAATAACGAAATACTGCGCGATATGCAATCAAATTAGACTCTGAATTCTGATCAGTATCcatattgttgatttgcATCTTCTCTACGAACGAAGTCTACGTAATAATGATGGCCAAATGCTTTAAAGAGATTTTGGGAAGAAGTTACGATTTTTGAATAGCTTATAAATGATTAACcaagatcaaaaatatATTGTAAACTATAAACTAACATCTTCCTCAACTACAATAttctttttaccttcttttcttctcaatCTTGCAATTTCTCTAGTTTGTTTTTctaaattaaattgaaaataccAAATGAATAAAACagaaatcatcaaagcAATTACGAAAactattgaaattgaatatgaaacTGCATAACGAGGTGCGTATTTAGTTTGAAAAAATTGTGCAGTATATCTAATCGTAGATCGAAAGTAAAATAAGATTATTGATTTCtaaagattgatttaatattgggaaaattaaaaaaaaaaactcacaatCCTGGAATTTGACCCCAAGCATTTTGAAAAGCCATAATAAATGCTGCTGAAGTAGCACCTCTTAAACTTTGTGATCTTAATGGTAATAAGGCGCAAGTCATTAAAGATGCGAATAATTGAGCGAGCTAATAAAGTAAGAATAAGATTCATTAATGACTCTTAAATACAAGTTTGACTCTAAATATACTGTAACAAGCAAACTTACTAATATAAGAGCGTATAAACCTCCTgaagatttacaaaaaaTCATACCGAGAAAAACACCTAATAAAGTCAATCTGATTTAGGATGattacttttttttttttgggtgggtgaagatgattttggaaGTCTCACTCACCTATTAAACCTGTAGCTCCACTTAACATGAAAATAGGTCTTGGAATTTTAGTATCGTTATCTAAAATCCAAGAAagtgataaagaagaaattattgaaattacagCAGAAGGTATATTAAGTAATTGAGATTTAGGTCCTTTAGTTAAAccaaatgaatttataattgTTGGTAACCAAAATGCTAAACCatataaagaagaattcatACATAAAGCGAAAAATGAGAAACCCCCTATTTTATGAAATTGTCAAAACAATTTGACTTCCTTATTAGcaatattaaaattaataagAAAAGACCTGACTTACATAATAAAGGACTTTTTAATTCTCTCTTTATAGCTTGCCAATCGAAATTTGCATCTGTTGATCTAGCTGCATTTGGAGGTAATCTAGCTACTAagaatttaccttcttcttgagtTAAAAATTGtcttcttgaagaaggtgaatctGGGAAATCtggaaaaaagaaaaataacCAAACACTAAGTAATAAACCAATTAATCCACAAATTAAATATGCCCATCTCCAACCTTCTAAACCTCTTCCATCGATATATGCTAATAACAAACTAATCAGTAATCATATCATAAAGAACGTATTAATCAAGGGAAAACCCTCACATAATCCATAGGTGAATAATGAATCGATAATCCCAGAAAATTGCCCAAGCTGTTCGATAACGTTAATAATCATTGAACTGGAAAGAGAAATGGTAAATTCCACTGACTACACTTAAAGATGCCATACGTAAAGCAATTTCATCAGGTCGATACCAACAAGTCAACCTATCGAGGGAACTCAATTAGACCAAACGAGTACATAGAACTTTTTGTCACTTACTGCCAATAGATCCCAGGTAGTAAACCAGCTTCAGCCAAACCAAGAAAAGCTATCAACAGATCAAAAAGTCGGCATTAAACTATTTAACGTGTTTAAGAAGGAAAATTGATGAGTTACCTCTAGCAGTTAAGAATCCGGCTAAATTGGTACAAGCAGCTGTACAAGCACAAACCACTGACCAAAGAACCAGAATTCGGAAAAAGTGAAGCTATTATCATAAAAAGTAGGTACAGTATCAGAAGTGACATTTTGACATTGCTATTGTCGCGTTACTCTTGTCGTTTGGGTATTTTCACTTACTCTCGGAGAAGCCCATTTGATAATCAAGTTAGATGGTACTTCAAATACGATGTAGGTAACGGAGAAACAAGTTTGAGCAAAAGCAAATTGATTTGCAGTTATATTAAGAGATTTCAATATATTGCCTGACTCTCCAGTGTTCATAGTTTTCACATACTATGTTTATTATGCACTCGCCccaatcaattgaatacTCCCTTATCGTGGATGCGAAAGAAGCGTGAACTTACGGATACTAAATTCCCATCCATATTCTTACATAAATACATAGCTATGAGTAATGGTAATAATCTCCAATCTGCTTTTCTTAATAACCTTTTACTATCATCGTAAGTGAATTCACTCCTAATATTAGCTACTTCAGTCTTGGcgatatcatcttcttcttcataaCCCACCGCTAGCGGAGGCGCAGGAGTGATATCAAGTTCAGTCAGAGTTGACATAATTGGTAAGTCGTCTACTAAGTGCAGCAACTACAGATTTGGTCTGTCTATTTGCTTCTTGGAGATAATTATCATCGATCTTCAGTTTCTAGCTTTTATGCTCTTTTGAGATTTTTGTGACCAATGTTTGCTCCTAGACAAATTGGCATTCACATATCGAACAATTGgtataaattcatttgcACCGACTGGCACGTCATTTGTCAACATACGTTTAAGCATATTTCCATCTGCCACGACAAAAGTACTCACAATGCAAGCTTTCATTActgtatatgtatatatgcAAGCGAGTGAGCTAGTTGAATTTACACACTCTTATCACAAATATGCCGTGGAAGAACCCGAGTTTGCGGCATTCATTCGCATCCTCGAATTTTCAGCTGAATATTCGGGAGCAAAGGCATACTCATCATATGGCGTGATCATCAGGAATGACATACTTGACCTCGTAACGAATTAAATTTCAGGTAGCTGTTTCGATCTCATAGCTCGGCAGTGCCACCCTTTAGAGTGAGGTATTCAAGACTGAGAAGGGTTACGGTTTTTCTCCATGAATGACAAATAGATTGTCCAGGAGTCAGTCGGGCAGGGACTTGTCCAGGGCCTGCCAGCATCTTGGGGTACTTGCCTCCTTGCCTTGTTGTGGACTTCGAGTGATTCGGCGGGTTTGAGATGGAGAAAAGCTGTTAAACATGGTTGCGCATTCAAGACGTGATATCACGAAGATAGGGCTCGGATTAAGCCGAAAACCTACAGTACAGTATTTATCCGAGATTAGCGGCATGTCACATAGACAATTTAGTCAGACGCAAGATAAGGTGATTTAGTGAGATTTAATGATATTTAGCTTGTAAAGTTGACAGAAGAGACTGAACAGCGAGGAACCTTGGTCTTCGAAAATTTCAAAACCATACTTTTCGACTGATATTTCGTGGCATAACAAGACATCATGAGCAGTATCCAAACAACAACGATTCAAGCGGACACTACGAATCCAATACTGAAGCTTCGAGGTTCGCATCTTGAACCAAATACCTCTGCTTATCCTGAACTCGATAAAAAAGGAGTGAGTTTTAATCGCTTGAAAAAATCATTGCATCGCCCGGAAATTTTGAAACTAACAAGTCAACGTCAAACAGTACACTGTTGTGAGGAATGTactttcaaaagaaaaatccTCTTCATACGTAGATAAAGCCTTCGATTGGCTTGAGGGATTTGATAAAGGATTTAAAAGAGATGATCGATCAACTTGGAAGCCTGAAAGTTTACCTGCATTCTCTCGGTGAGTAAGCATTTGGTGATAAGATCATTCTTTAAGCTTATTCGTCGTATACTCGCTCAGTGGTGGATTATTCAATCGCCATGGAGCAGCTCACGAACAATGGGCTTGGGATATTCGATCGGAACAAAATATCATTGACGTATTTGCGAAGATATGGGATACAGATGAATTGTTGGTATCTTTCGGTATGTGATAGATTCATAGGAATTTTACGATGTTATTTGGGAGAAGCTGATTAAACGCGGAATACTTCTTTCACTAGATGCTGTCAATATCTCATTACCGTTCGATCAAGATGCAAACTTCCAAAAAGATGCTTGGCCACATACTGATCAGAGTCCATTGAGAAGACATAAACATTGTATACAGGGTATAGCGAATTTGGTGAGTATTATGTACCTTTTCGGGGACGAACTGCTCGCTGACCAGGATATGAGAGTTGTCCAGGTCGAAGTAGGACCAAAAGATGGTAGTCTTCTTGTACTTGAGGGTTCTTTCGAATTATATAACGAATTCTTCGAAATACATGATAAAGATGCTCCACCTGAAGGATGGTCATGGAGGGATAGTTTTTTACCTACCAATGACCAATTACAATGGTTTTACGATAAAGGTTGTAAATGGAAGAAAATTGAAGCTGGACCAGGTGATTTAATACTTTGGGATAGTAGGACTATTCATTATGGTGGTAATGCTGAAGGAGATTCGATAAGAGTAGCAACTTGTAAATTTCACATCGTACAATAATATCAACTAAAAACAGCTAATAATTTTATATGTTGCAGATATTTGCTATAAGCCTGCGAAAGATATCTTGCCCGATGCCCTAGAAAGACGAAAGAATTGTTGGGATGAATTGATAGGTACTGTTAGTTGATCTTCCAGTTGAATGGCCAAAAGTCATTATTCACGTAGCTAATAAGCTGATGTTTCTATGCTTTGTATCTGATATTCAGTCTCACGATCCTCTATTATTCCGCGAAACCGGTTCGATCGCATTAGGGCCTTTGACAGATGATGAACGACTCAGGCCACTTCAACGACCTGTTTTATCGGATCGAGCTAAACAGCTCGCGGGAATCACTAGTTATTGATTGTGCATTGTTACAATGCTGTAGATTGTATGCATATTACAGCGAGACGTGCCACATTTCAAACCTTTCAAGTCATTCCCTCATGTGAATGGACATAGGAAAACTTAATGATACATACAGGAAGACTAGACGGATACGTGCAATTGGTTTCGGCGCGATACAACATTaatctaattttgattGCAAGGATCTATTTTCCAGCTTATGATGGTTTGAGGTCTCCtactttctcttttcttgaATTAGCACTATCCCACAAGAAGCTACATATGCAAATAAGACAATCAGCATACATCGAAAGATATgttgaaaagatgaaaacCGAAAACTCACAAATCGCATCTAAACTTATGATTTACATCTTCCCTTGGTCGTTTACTTCGGCCTGTGTCATATCCTGCTCCAACAGGTCTGAACACGGTATTAGATCTGGACCCGAGGTTTCACATACTTTGTGACTTACAAAGAGCATAACCAAAATCTCTTGCCCTTGTTTGGTCCTGGTTTATTCACCACTGAAGGGGAAAATTGGTAAGTTACAATACCAAGTCCTGATGCTAAACACAACTCACAGAAGTCTTTACAAGGTTGATGATGCACAGTACACAATGGTGGAAGTTTCTTTGCGAATAAGTCTCCCCAAACGGGCTTGGCCATATCGTTCTTCATTTTCCGATCTTGTTCAGCTTGTTGTATTGCCTGATTGACTAActcatcttctgcttctgtCCACCCAGTTTTACACTCTTCAATTGGCGTTTCGACAGCTTCATTCGTGTTTTTCGAGATTGAGGGGGATCGAGAAAGTGATTGGGGTACCGTTGAATTGGAGAATGAGCGTCTAGCTTGTTTGACTGATGGCTCCACAGCAGGACTGGATGACAAGTTACGTTTAGCCTTCGGAGGGGGGTGTGGCTGTGAAAAGAACAATGATAATTTGGTTTGACCCGCCGGGCTTGGTTTGGAATTGGTTTTGGAGGACTTTGGTTTAGCAAGGGATATTATTTTTGCTGATTCAGTTCCAATGCCACTATGAGAATCTGCACCTTCGTCATCTGATGTCATGTCTATAGCTTGATCTCTCGATGAATGTCTGCGTGGAGACAATGGCATCCTCTTATGTTGGGACATTGACGATGATGCCGACGGGACGGATGTGATTGATGGACCGGCTTGGTGTGCTTCATCCATCGCGTCAAAAGCTGCTCTTGCTAAACTGAATGGCGTAGTAACAGCTTCATTGGCATCAGGAATCGGCTTGGAGTGTGACTGCTCCACTTGACTTGAAATGAAACCATTAGGGGTTGAATCAGCAGGAGCAGGGGTAGCGGTAACGCGTGACGGAGTCGGCGAAGCACTAGGTTCTTTCCTGTTTCTTTGAGCTGATCCGTCTCCACCTCCACCGAAGAAACTTCGAAGGGTGGTTTGTCTTCCCGAAAATTCGTCGAAGAATTTGGTGGCAAACCTAGGGGGTTCAGGCATTGTTCGAGGTACTGTATTCGGGTATATTGGTGCGGTCGATATTGGTCGATCGGATGGGTTCAGCATATCTCGTAAATGTATCTCTCCTTTCTCAGGATCCGTAATGGTCTCGTAGAGATCGATATATACCGGACAATGATCTGATCCGTAGACTTTATTCAGAATATCACCCCCTTTGATCCAGGGTCTAAGACCTGGTGTGcacaaaatcaaatcaatgCGTGAGCCATAATTGGCGGATCTACATCAGTAGAAATGTCTTTCACATGAGCTGAGGTACTCTGTCCTGCCATTGACTGGGACGTACCTTGCATCTAGCTTCTGATTCCAACAAGTGAACATATCATCCCTGTCTGGCCAGCTTTCCCGTACAACGTCCACCATCGGCCCCTTTGGTGCGCACCAATCATCGAGTATACGTCGAGCCGGATGTTCGTAATGTTGTTCTGCTGATGTTCTTATTCCGCCTTCACCAGAGTCTATAGGTGCTCTCATTATGTTGATATCCCCGACTATGATGACTTCTCTTCCAGcttgttgaagaagcttgaCCCGCTGTTGGAGACATTGAAGAAAGTTCATCTTATACGGACGACGGGTTTCATTGGTCTCGTTGGGGGAATATAAATTGAACAGGACGAATAGACTAGATCATTCATGTAAGTCAAGCGACACAGGTCCCGTATGCACAATCACTCCGATGAGGGTTTTGTATCTATATCGATCTTGTCCAGCACTTTGACCAGTCCGGTCATGCACTCACCCAAAATCGCATACTACAGCTCTGCCTTCCATGTCCAGCCTCTTGACATCGAAGTCTTTTCCATCAACCTCATCCATCCATGCCATCTCCTCAGTCTCGGGATAATGACCTATACGTTCAGCCTCCGACCAAGGAGGTTTCATAGTTGAtcctttattatcatctaaTAACAAGCCGGTGATCCCTTCTTCTGCTCTGATAGGGACACAGTATCTTGAATCAACATAGGTACATACTCCTGAGTAGCCGGTCTTTGAACGAGGGAACGTCCAAAATCCGTCGTATGGCCCAGGCACTGCCATAGATTTCTCTAATTTGGCTCGAGGTGTCTTATGTTCTGTCATCAAGATATCGGTATAAGCTATCGTGTTTATGTCGTAGAGTTACGAAAAGGGTAGAAGATGCATTTACCTTGGAAGCAATATATCTGTGCGCCTAGCTCATCAAGTAAACCTTCcacattcttcttcttcatttggCTGAATCTATTGAATGATACACTGATCAGTACGACGAACCACCAGCACGTATTGCTCGTACTTACGGATGATAGTCCAGACATGTCCTCAGTACGTTCTGCATGATCTGATCAGTCTGCTACTTCGATTCATCCTGGAAAGGTTCGGTATCACTCACCACATTCCATGTCAATATCCTCATCTTTGGTTATCATATCATAGCGGGAGATTACGCGTTAATTATCGATACAAAGAGTGTTCAATTGTGCTCTCCTGGCTTAATTAATGACCTCCTATATCGGCTCACAGCCTTGCAGCTTAAATCAAGTATAGCAGATATAGGTGTGaattttgttgataaatGATAGCAGCAGAAGTGTTGTATTTGAGCTTCACCGTGATCATTTGGTCGATCTTCACCCACCGGGGTTGCCCATTCAACCCACGTGACACTGATACAGTCAACATGTGTGGAGTCTCCATTATGTTATCATCACTCGGCGATCGCCGTACTTTTGAATAGCCCGAAGCGGTCTTACCCACACGCTCACGCCATTGATCACATTCACTAACCCCCTTCTATTCTATTTATATTCAGATCcttatccttcttctttcacttttaacaatcaacttcttctccttgcAATCTGCTCAACATGCTGCTCAAAGCCGCTCTACTTGCCTTACCCTTATTGGTGTCAGCCATACCCACTCAGCCTGAACAGCTGACCTTCAATAATCATGGTTCGACCGATGTAGCTGGATACTCTCTCGATCTTAATGATCTGAGATTAGTACAATTTTCCGAGGAAGAGCCTCCTGTGTAAGCTCCAAGATCTTTCAGCTACGCAGTGCGCTCACGCTAGAGACCTCTAAGCTGATTGTTGGACGCTCACACAGTTGGATTTCGGAGTTAGAGAAGATCGAAGCTAAAAGTAAGGGTAGAAAGTTTATGGATATGTGCGTTCAGCAATTAAGCCCTTCTCTCTTATATGGGCAAGTAAGCTTATCTTTCTGATTTTTATTAGAACGGAGACACCAACCCTGGGCTTCTCAAGCTACCTGTTGCCTTCCACAGCCAATGCGAGATACAGTATGTGAAAACTTAACTGTTTGTCCCTCCTGAATTTCACTTAAGCTGATGATGCCATCCAA harbors:
- a CDS encoding exodeoxyribonuclease III gives rise to the protein MRILTWNVNVLRTCLDYHPFSQMKKKNVEGLLDELGAQIYCFQEHKTPRAKLEKSMAVPGPYDGFWTFPRSKTGYSGVCTYVDSRYCVPIRAEEGITGLLLDDNKGSTMKPPWSEAERIGHYPETEEMAWMDEVDGKDFDVKRLDMEGRAVVCDFGLFVLFNLYSPNETNETRRPYKMNFLQCLQQRVKLLQQAGREVIIVGDINIMRAPIDSGEGGIRTSAEQHYEHPARRILDDWCAPKGPMVDVVRESWPDRDDMFTCWNQKLDARSANYGSRIDLILCTPGLRPWIKGGDILNKVYGSDHCPVYIDLYETITDPEKGEIHLRDMLNPSDRPISTAPIYPNTVPRTMPEPPRFATKFFDEFSGRQTTLRSFFGGGGDGSAQRNRKEPSASPTPSRVTATPAPADSTPNGFISSQVEQSHSKPIPDANEAVTTPFSLARAAFDAMDEAHQAGPSITSVPSASSSMSQHKRMPLSPRRHSSRDQAIDMTSDDEGADSHSGIGTESAKIISLAKPKSSKTNSKPSPAGQTKLSLFFSQPHPPPKAKRNLSSSPAVEPSVKQARRSFSNSTVPQSLSRSPSISKNTNEAVETPIEECKTGWTEAEDELVNQAIQQAEQDRKMKNDMAKPVWGDLFAKKLPPLCTVHHQPCKDFLVNKPGPNKGKRFWLCSLPVGAGYDTGRSKRPREDVNHKFRCDFFLWDSANSRKEKVGDLKPS